From one Sphingomonas xanthus genomic stretch:
- a CDS encoding amidohydrolase family protein, with protein MRRLALLLATSLLASTTALAAQPAPTPPVPPAPPQPGQAEPMTDPNPEGIPAAPGTAGKKDDKWDVTARHGPGREVAINTNRGTWMSLDVSPDGREIAFDLLGDIYVVPIDGGEARAISTGHAWDMQPRYSPDGGEIAFTSDRGAGDNIWTMRRDGSAPRQITKESFRLLNQADWSPDGNFIVARKHFTSARSLGAGEMWLYHKAGGGAGVQMTKARTKQKDSNEPAFSPDGRYLYFSDDATPGDVFQYSKDPNGQIYVIQRLDRQTGEIETIVSGPGGAIRPTPSPDGKSLAFIRRVRYQSTLMVMDLASGRITPLTDMLDRDMQETWAVHGVYPGMSWTPDGKSIVFWAKGGIHRIDIASRQVREIPFRVTGTRWVEDAVRQQKDIAPASFRTKMVRFAQKSPDGSRIVYEALGNIWVANGDGGNARRLTRGSDFESYPTFSRDGRQVAYVAWDDDKAGRIKVVASSGGEGRIVTPEPGHYVEPAFSPDGSLIAYRKTRDGFLTTPLYGRDPGIYVVPTRGGTPKRVTKSGSQPMFGATSDRIFFTASGEEDKRLLKSVSVQGTEEVTHLISQNATDFALSPNEQFIAWTERYQAYVMPFVRSGRAIDIAPDGKALPQSQVSADAGDWLHWSGDGRSLFWSQGPNLYGLNVGTSGSFAGGKQGAAPRIAELGVTAKQVKPAGLLALTGARIVTMKGDDVIENGTILVDGDRISAVGPAAAVSYPAGTRTIDLAGKTVLPGLIDAHWHGSMGSDLIIPKQNWFHAAALAYGVTTVHDPSNDTFEVFAASEYQKAGKILGPRIFSTGTILYGATTPITVEVTSLEDARSHLRRLKANGAWSVKSYNQPRREQRQMVLQAARELGMEVVPEGGSLFEHNMTMIADGHTTIEHSLPVANIYDDVLQFWRGSGTAYNPTLVVAYGGAFGENYWYQHTDVWKEPILMRWVPRPLVDSRARRPVKNPPEEDNLFAIAAVAKQISDLGVPVSVGAHGQREGLGAHWDIWTFQRGGMTNLEALRTATINPARALGLDKDLGSLEPGKLADLVVLDANPLENIRNSTSVTMTMVGGRLLDSSLQLVAGGEGGFKPFWFHEQAGGAYTAGTTVGLPKDAHADD; from the coding sequence ATGCGCCGCCTCGCACTGTTGCTCGCCACTTCGCTTCTTGCCTCAACCACCGCGCTTGCGGCCCAGCCGGCCCCGACCCCACCGGTCCCGCCCGCCCCGCCACAGCCGGGACAGGCCGAGCCAATGACCGATCCCAATCCCGAAGGCATTCCGGCCGCGCCGGGCACCGCGGGCAAGAAGGACGACAAATGGGACGTCACCGCCCGCCACGGTCCGGGGCGCGAGGTCGCGATCAACACGAACCGCGGCACCTGGATGAGCCTCGACGTTTCGCCTGACGGGAGAGAAATCGCCTTCGACCTGCTCGGCGATATTTACGTCGTCCCGATCGATGGCGGCGAGGCACGGGCCATTTCCACCGGCCACGCCTGGGACATGCAGCCGCGCTATTCGCCCGACGGCGGCGAGATTGCTTTCACTTCCGACCGCGGTGCGGGCGACAACATCTGGACCATGCGCCGCGACGGCAGCGCGCCGCGCCAGATCACCAAGGAAAGCTTCCGCCTGCTCAACCAGGCCGACTGGAGCCCTGACGGCAACTTCATCGTCGCGCGCAAGCATTTCACCTCGGCGCGCTCGCTCGGCGCAGGGGAAATGTGGCTCTACCACAAGGCGGGGGGCGGCGCGGGCGTGCAGATGACCAAGGCGCGCACCAAACAGAAGGACAGCAACGAACCCGCCTTCTCGCCCGACGGACGCTATCTTTATTTTTCCGACGACGCGACGCCAGGCGACGTCTTCCAATACAGCAAGGACCCCAACGGCCAGATCTACGTCATCCAGCGCCTCGACCGGCAGACCGGCGAGATCGAGACCATCGTCAGCGGACCGGGGGGCGCGATCCGCCCTACCCCATCGCCGGACGGCAAGAGCTTGGCCTTCATCCGCCGCGTCCGCTACCAGTCAACGTTGATGGTGATGGACCTAGCGTCCGGCCGCATCACCCCGCTCACCGACATGCTCGACCGCGACATGCAGGAAACCTGGGCAGTCCATGGCGTCTATCCGGGCATGAGCTGGACGCCCGATGGCAAGTCGATCGTATTCTGGGCCAAGGGCGGCATTCACCGGATTGACATCGCCAGCCGCCAGGTGCGCGAGATCCCGTTCCGGGTCACCGGCACGCGCTGGGTCGAGGACGCCGTGCGACAACAAAAGGACATCGCCCCGGCAAGCTTCCGTACCAAGATGGTGCGCTTTGCCCAGAAAAGCCCCGACGGATCGCGCATCGTCTATGAAGCACTGGGCAACATCTGGGTCGCCAATGGCGACGGAGGCAACGCCCGCCGCCTGACCCGCGGAAGCGACTTCGAAAGCTATCCGACCTTCTCCCGCGATGGGCGCCAGGTCGCCTATGTCGCCTGGGACGACGACAAGGCCGGGCGGATCAAGGTGGTCGCGTCGAGTGGCGGCGAAGGGCGGATCGTCACGCCCGAACCCGGCCATTATGTCGAACCGGCCTTTTCGCCCGATGGGAGCCTGATCGCCTATCGCAAGACTCGCGACGGCTTCCTGACGACGCCGCTCTATGGTCGCGATCCCGGGATTTATGTCGTCCCGACGCGCGGCGGCACGCCAAAGCGCGTGACCAAGTCCGGCAGCCAGCCGATGTTCGGCGCCACCAGCGACCGCATCTTTTTCACGGCCAGCGGTGAAGAGGACAAGCGTCTGCTGAAGTCGGTGTCGGTGCAGGGGACGGAAGAGGTCACGCACCTCATTTCCCAAAATGCGACCGACTTCGCCCTGTCGCCCAATGAACAGTTCATCGCCTGGACCGAACGATACCAGGCCTATGTCATGCCGTTCGTCCGTTCCGGGCGGGCGATCGACATTGCGCCCGACGGCAAGGCGCTCCCGCAGTCGCAGGTCAGCGCCGACGCCGGCGACTGGCTGCACTGGTCGGGCGACGGCCGCAGCCTGTTCTGGAGCCAGGGGCCCAACCTTTACGGCCTCAATGTCGGGACCAGCGGCAGCTTCGCCGGCGGGAAGCAGGGCGCAGCGCCGCGTATTGCCGAGCTAGGGGTCACCGCTAAGCAGGTGAAACCCGCCGGCCTGCTGGCACTGACCGGCGCGCGGATCGTCACCATGAAGGGTGACGATGTCATCGAAAACGGCACCATCCTTGTCGATGGCGACCGGATCAGCGCGGTCGGGCCGGCCGCCGCTGTAAGCTATCCCGCCGGAACGCGCACGATCGACCTTGCCGGCAAGACCGTCCTTCCCGGCCTGATCGATGCGCACTGGCACGGATCAATGGGCAGCGACCTCATCATACCAAAGCAGAACTGGTTTCATGCCGCCGCGTTGGCCTATGGCGTGACCACGGTCCATGACCCATCGAACGACACGTTCGAAGTGTTCGCCGCGTCGGAATATCAGAAGGCGGGCAAGATCCTCGGGCCCCGCATCTTCTCGACCGGCACCATCCTTTACGGCGCGACCACGCCGATCACCGTCGAAGTCACTAGCCTGGAGGATGCTCGTTCCCACCTGCGCCGGCTGAAGGCCAATGGCGCCTGGTCGGTCAAAAGCTACAACCAGCCTCGCCGCGAGCAGCGGCAGATGGTGCTCCAGGCAGCGCGCGAATTGGGCATGGAAGTGGTCCCGGAAGGCGGATCGCTGTTCGAACATAATATGACGATGATCGCCGACGGCCACACGACGATTGAACATTCGCTGCCGGTCGCCAACATCTATGACGACGTCCTGCAATTCTGGCGTGGGTCGGGGACCGCCTATAATCCCACCCTGGTGGTCGCCTATGGCGGGGCGTTCGGTGAGAATTACTGGTACCAGCATACCGACGTGTGGAAGGAGCCCATCCTGATGCGCTGGGTCCCGCGCCCGCTGGTCGACAGCCGCGCGCGGCGTCCGGTCAAGAACCCTCCGGAAGAAGACAATCTGTTCGCCATTGCCGCGGTGGCCAAGCAGATTTCCGACCTTGGCGTGCCGGTGTCGGTCGGCGCGCATGGCCAACGCGAAGGGCTGGGCGCGCATTGGGACATCTGGACCTTTCAACGCGGCGGAATGACCAATCTTGAGGCATTGCGCACCGCGACCATCAACCCGGCCCGCGCGCTCGGCCTCGACAAGGATCTTGGCAGCCTTGAACCCGGCAAGCTCGCCGACCTCGTCGTCCTCGACGCCAATCCGCTGGAGAATATCCGCAATTCCACCAGCGTCACGATGACGATGGTCGGAGGCCGGCTACTCGATTCCTCCCTGCAACTGGTCGCCGGCGGCGAGGGCGGCTTCAAGCCCTTCTGGTTCCACGAGCAGGCCGGCGGCGCCTATACCGCGGGCACAACGGTCGGCCTGCCAAAGGATGCGCACGCCGACGATTGA
- a CDS encoding mechanosensitive ion channel: protein MYQTTEPTRYWQQQLVEWGPKVLLAIVILVITHFIAKAVQWGVAKLVDRMPVLKRHPTAGGDSIGTELGRLAYWLVWLVGLIAALQPLGLSGVLTPVTALTNEVFAFLPRLLGAGLFFFAGLILARIVRHVVEAALGALNIERLAGRAGLKLGDPPVAVDSDGVAAEGPAPVRSTIARAVGMTVSAVIIIFAAIASLDILQIHAVSEPAKNMLNMIAMAIPNVLAALLWLAIAFLIARWVKSLIETVLPSLGFDNFVHSLGAMPRNVSPSKVAGAIAMTALLLLAGIEALHRLGGDNTAALVIQVTELGGKVIFGTVIIVVGFVLARILAGLVGTSADEAGYAQTIIKYSIIALFTAIGLTFMGLADQIVMLAFGLILGSAAVATAIAFGLGGRDYAARLLDEWHDSGPPPVRRAPPPRLKKSTPDDNSQPPLV from the coding sequence ATGTACCAGACGACCGAACCAACCCGCTACTGGCAGCAACAGCTCGTCGAATGGGGACCAAAGGTCTTGCTGGCGATTGTCATCCTGGTCATCACCCATTTCATCGCCAAGGCCGTGCAATGGGGGGTTGCCAAGCTGGTCGACCGGATGCCGGTGCTGAAGCGTCATCCGACTGCCGGAGGCGACAGCATCGGGACCGAACTCGGCCGGCTTGCCTATTGGCTGGTATGGCTGGTTGGACTGATCGCGGCACTTCAGCCGCTTGGCCTGTCGGGCGTTCTGACGCCCGTTACCGCGCTGACCAACGAAGTCTTCGCCTTCCTCCCCCGCCTGCTGGGCGCCGGCCTGTTCTTCTTTGCCGGGCTGATCCTGGCGCGGATCGTCCGCCATGTGGTAGAAGCCGCACTCGGCGCGCTCAACATTGAACGGCTAGCCGGACGCGCCGGACTGAAGCTCGGCGATCCGCCGGTGGCAGTCGATAGCGATGGCGTCGCCGCCGAGGGCCCGGCCCCGGTCCGCAGCACCATTGCCCGCGCGGTCGGGATGACGGTGTCCGCGGTGATCATCATCTTCGCTGCTATCGCCTCCCTCGACATCCTGCAGATCCACGCCGTTTCCGAACCGGCCAAGAACATGCTCAACATGATCGCCATGGCGATCCCCAACGTGCTCGCCGCGCTGCTGTGGCTGGCGATCGCCTTCCTCATCGCCCGCTGGGTCAAAAGCCTGATCGAGACCGTCCTTCCCAGCCTGGGCTTCGACAATTTCGTCCATTCGCTCGGCGCCATGCCGCGCAACGTGTCGCCGTCCAAGGTCGCGGGGGCAATCGCGATGACCGCGCTGCTGCTGCTGGCCGGGATCGAGGCACTTCACCGCCTCGGCGGCGACAATACCGCCGCGCTCGTCATCCAGGTGACGGAACTAGGCGGCAAGGTGATCTTCGGGACGGTGATCATCGTCGTCGGCTTCGTGCTGGCGCGAATCCTGGCGGGTCTCGTCGGCACCAGCGCCGACGAAGCGGGCTATGCCCAGACGATCATCAAATATTCAATCATCGCCCTGTTCACCGCGATCGGCCTGACCTTCATGGGCCTGGCGGACCAGATCGTCATGCTCGCCTTTGGCCTGATCCTCGGCTCCGCCGCGGTAGCCACCGCAATCGCCTTTGGCCTTGGCGGGCGGGACTATGCCGCGCGACTGCTCGACGAATGGCATGACAGCGGGCCGCCGCCGGTCCGCCGCGCACCTCCGCCGCGGCTGAAAAAGTCGACGCCCGACGACAACAGTCAGCCGCCGCTGGTGTGA
- a CDS encoding PspC domain-containing protein has product MSNRYSLNRRDKKLAGVCSTLGDIFHVDPTFLRIGLVAFALFIEWEIALIAYVAAGIYLHIRKNRAERGGERRSDFDRMGDLGEGRSSVHDLRTKLDVNDRRMMAIDQHLNSQNDDLAREIEALRKEK; this is encoded by the coding sequence ATGTCGAACCGCTACTCGCTGAACCGCCGCGACAAGAAGCTGGCCGGTGTCTGCTCGACCCTCGGCGATATCTTTCACGTCGACCCGACCTTCCTGCGCATAGGCCTGGTGGCCTTCGCCCTGTTCATTGAATGGGAAATCGCGCTCATCGCCTACGTCGCCGCCGGCATCTATCTGCACATCAGGAAGAACCGGGCCGAGCGCGGCGGCGAGCGCCGTTCCGATTTCGACCGCATGGGCGACCTGGGCGAAGGCCGTTCGTCCGTTCACGACCTTCGTACCAAGCTGGACGTCAACGACCGCCGGATGATGGCGATCGACCAGCATCTCAACAGCCAGAATGATGATCTGGCACGCGAGATCGAAGCGCTTCGCAAGGAGAAGTGA
- a CDS encoding cation diffusion facilitator family transporter, producing MGAGHDHGPHAQTDGNFGRAFAIGIGLNLIFVAVEAFYGFTADSMALLADAGHNLSDVLGLIIAWIGATLVRRRPTPRLSYGLKKSSILAALINALLLLLAVGAIGAEAIRRLASPEPADGDVMMVVAGIGILVNGATALLFMRGAHHDLNIRGAFLHMVADAAVSAAVVGAGFLITLTGKVWIDPVASLIVAAVILYGTWNLLAESALMTLAGVPRGIDADQVGKALNRLPGVSGTHHLHIWSLSTTETALTVHLMVEPEVDRDLILRQAHAYVHELFGIGHSTIQVERAGTTSHADCPAHEGHCEDHGG from the coding sequence ATGGGCGCCGGACACGACCATGGGCCGCATGCACAAACTGACGGGAATTTCGGCCGCGCCTTCGCGATCGGTATCGGTCTCAACCTTATCTTCGTCGCGGTTGAAGCCTTTTACGGTTTCACCGCAGATTCGATGGCGCTGCTCGCCGACGCCGGCCATAACCTGTCCGATGTCCTCGGCCTGATCATCGCCTGGATTGGCGCGACGCTGGTCCGCCGCCGTCCAACCCCGCGCCTGTCCTACGGTCTCAAGAAAAGCTCGATCCTCGCCGCGCTGATCAACGCGTTACTGTTGCTGCTCGCGGTCGGCGCCATCGGGGCCGAAGCGATCCGCCGGCTGGCCTCTCCGGAACCGGCCGACGGCGACGTTATGATGGTCGTCGCGGGCATCGGCATCCTCGTGAACGGGGCCACCGCGCTGTTGTTCATGCGTGGCGCGCACCACGACCTCAATATTCGCGGCGCCTTCTTGCACATGGTGGCCGACGCGGCGGTATCGGCGGCGGTCGTCGGAGCCGGCTTTCTGATCACCCTGACCGGCAAGGTGTGGATCGATCCCGTCGCCAGCCTGATCGTCGCCGCGGTAATCCTCTACGGCACCTGGAATCTGCTCGCGGAATCGGCACTGATGACGCTGGCCGGCGTGCCGCGGGGGATTGACGCCGATCAGGTCGGCAAGGCTTTGAACCGCCTGCCCGGCGTTAGCGGAACGCACCACCTCCACATCTGGTCGTTGAGCACCACCGAAACGGCTCTCACCGTCCACTTGATGGTCGAGCCGGAGGTCGATCGCGACCTCATCCTGCGGCAAGCGCATGCCTATGTGCATGAGTTGTTCGGCATCGGCCATTCGACCATCCAGGTAGAGCGGGCGGGAACGACCAGCCACGCCGACTGCCCGGCGCACGAGGGACACTGCGAGGACCACGGCGGCTGA
- a CDS encoding threonine synthase, with amino-acid sequence MLVTHLECSLTGEHYDAAQIHNLSKAGRPLLARYDLDAVAALLTRDKLAARPAGMWKWRELLPLPEGARPVSLGEPETPLIALDAIGAAHGVRAPIVKDEGRLPTGSFKARGMAAAVSMASHFGVERIALPTNGNAGAALAAYAARAGMQSLVICPAETPEINIRETAAYGAEVIVADGQIDECGRIVADGAAANRWFDCSTLKEPYRLEGKKVMGLELAEQYGWDLPDVIFYPTGGGTGLIGMWKGFDELERVGLIGPKRPRMVAVQATGCAPMVRAWRNGDEFAERWEGAATMATGIRVPKAVGDFLILRAVRESGGVAIAVEEEAIAEAVEDAARLDGMLLCPEGGAVLAAWRQALAQGLVDGDDRALLFNCANGNKYPLADRARRMPLATLDASNL; translated from the coding sequence ATGCTTGTCACTCATCTCGAATGTTCGCTTACCGGCGAACATTATGACGCCGCGCAGATCCATAATCTCTCGAAGGCCGGGCGGCCGCTGCTTGCCCGTTACGACCTCGACGCGGTCGCGGCGCTTCTGACCAGAGATAAATTGGCAGCCCGGCCGGCGGGGATGTGGAAATGGCGTGAGCTGTTGCCGCTTCCCGAGGGCGCCCGGCCGGTATCGCTGGGCGAACCTGAAACACCCCTGATCGCGCTCGACGCGATCGGCGCTGCGCATGGCGTTCGCGCGCCAATCGTCAAGGACGAGGGCCGGCTTCCGACCGGATCGTTCAAGGCGCGGGGGATGGCGGCGGCGGTGAGCATGGCCAGCCATTTCGGAGTCGAGCGGATTGCCTTGCCGACAAATGGCAACGCCGGCGCAGCGCTTGCCGCCTATGCCGCGCGGGCGGGAATGCAGTCTCTGGTCATCTGCCCGGCTGAGACGCCCGAAATCAATATCCGCGAAACCGCCGCCTATGGCGCGGAGGTAATCGTTGCGGACGGACAGATCGACGAATGTGGACGAATTGTCGCCGACGGCGCGGCTGCAAACCGGTGGTTCGACTGCTCGACGCTTAAGGAACCCTATCGGCTTGAAGGCAAGAAGGTCATGGGCCTTGAGCTCGCCGAACAATATGGCTGGGACCTTCCCGACGTCATCTTCTACCCCACGGGCGGGGGCACCGGCCTTATCGGCATGTGGAAGGGCTTCGACGAGCTTGAGCGGGTCGGCTTGATCGGGCCGAAGCGTCCGCGGATGGTCGCGGTGCAGGCGACTGGCTGTGCGCCGATGGTCCGCGCCTGGCGCAATGGCGATGAATTCGCAGAGCGGTGGGAGGGGGCGGCGACCATGGCCACTGGTATTCGGGTGCCCAAGGCGGTCGGGGATTTCCTGATCCTGCGCGCGGTCCGCGAAAGCGGTGGCGTAGCCATCGCGGTCGAGGAAGAGGCGATTGCCGAGGCGGTCGAGGATGCGGCGCGGCTCGATGGCATGCTGCTTTGTCCCGAAGGCGGCGCGGTGCTCGCCGCCTGGCGCCAGGCCTTGGCCCAGGGGCTGGTCGACGGGGATGATCGGGCGCTGCTGTTCAACTGCGCCAATGGCAACAAATACCCGCTCGCCGACCGCGCGCGGCGCATGCCGCTGGCGACGTTGGATGCTTCGAATCTGTGA
- a CDS encoding DUF3297 family protein: MADKKPLPDRLSLDPRSPHFDNEVLQHGVGIRFNGKEKINVEEYCISEGWIRMAVGKSRDRHGNPMTIKMNGAVEPFYEGDEKGPGEDAEA; encoded by the coding sequence ATGGCCGACAAGAAACCGCTTCCCGATCGTCTATCGCTCGACCCGCGCAGCCCGCACTTCGACAATGAGGTGCTTCAGCATGGGGTCGGAATCCGGTTCAACGGCAAGGAAAAGATCAACGTCGAAGAATATTGTATTTCCGAAGGCTGGATCCGCATGGCCGTGGGCAAAAGCCGCGATCGTCACGGCAATCCGATGACCATCAAGATGAACGGCGCGGTAGAGCCTTTTTACGAGGGCGACGAAAAAGGCCCCGGCGAAGACGCCGAGGCCTAA
- the pspA gene encoding phage shock protein PspA yields MPELEPIVARPAVRIARPTDAGTETSIRLAPLAGILSGPIFTRTRDIIAANMTDLLDRSEDPARMIRMIIVEMEETLVEVRATAARSIADIKEMRRACNRLDALQSEWADKAGLALEKGREDLARAALTEKQKAAEMTEGLHLEIVQIEQVLRGYEADIQRLQSKLAEARARQNAITSRMERAISRARTSELLNGSRAQDAFAKFELLERRADFAEGRADALALAGRKSLEEEIADLKGAETVDAELAAMKAALAAQK; encoded by the coding sequence ATGCCTGAACTCGAACCGATCGTGGCCCGTCCGGCTGTCCGCATCGCGCGGCCGACAGACGCAGGAACTGAAACGAGCATTCGTCTCGCGCCGCTCGCCGGCATCCTGTCGGGCCCGATCTTCACCCGTACGCGGGACATCATCGCCGCGAACATGACGGACCTGCTCGACCGGTCGGAAGACCCAGCGCGCATGATCCGCATGATCATCGTCGAGATGGAAGAGACTCTGGTAGAAGTTCGCGCCACCGCGGCGCGCTCAATCGCCGACATCAAGGAAATGCGCCGGGCCTGCAATCGCCTCGATGCGCTCCAGTCGGAATGGGCGGACAAGGCTGGTCTGGCCCTGGAGAAGGGGCGGGAGGACCTGGCCCGCGCCGCGCTGACGGAAAAGCAGAAGGCCGCCGAAATGACGGAGGGCCTGCACCTGGAGATCGTCCAGATCGAGCAAGTGCTGCGCGGTTACGAAGCCGATATCCAGCGGCTGCAATCGAAATTGGCCGAGGCTCGCGCCCGGCAGAACGCTATCACTTCGCGGATGGAGCGCGCGATCAGCCGCGCCCGCACCAGCGAGCTGCTTAACGGAAGTCGCGCCCAGGACGCCTTCGCCAAGTTCGAATTGCTTGAGCGCCGCGCCGACTTTGCCGAAGGCCGCGCCGACGCCCTAGCGCTCGCTGGACGCAAGAGCCTCGAAGAAGAAATCGCCGATTTGAAGGGCGCCGAAACGGTCGATGCCGAACTGGCCGCCATGAAGGCCGCGCTCGCGGCGCAGAAATAG
- a CDS encoding TonB-dependent receptor, translating to MSSLNVAQTLLASVAVIAAPVAAQVQPAAPHKEDEAIVVTAPYVAELDLLAGKSVVSGEKLQRDVRAQIGDSLTSLPGVSATSFTPGASRPVLRGFQGERVRVLTDGIGSIDVSNTSADHAVTIDPLTAERIEVLRGPAVLLFGSQATGGVVNVIDHRIPRRIPREGYHVDLIGGLGSAADERSIGAALDLRLADNLVVHVDGSYRKSDDLRTGGHILSRALRAEQLAIAEEELEEGHPDEAAEALELAAMRGKLPNSATEQKSGGMGLSYIGDKLTLGVSIGRFESDYGVPMRPGGLHHGEEEGGEEGHGAEAVTIGLKQTKYDLRGDYRFDGGFFDRATLRVGAADYKHTEFEGAEIGTVFKSNGTEGRFELSQRERSGWRGASGVQMFRRELEAIGEEAFVPPNRSSQFGLFTVQEFAIGKIGAEAAARYERTEQRDRANDITRRYDTFSAAIGGFVEPASRVKAGVNLSRTVRAPSAEELFSNGPHIATQAFELGDPDLKTEKALGGEAYVRVERDAFSASATLFTTRFDDFIYQDETGEERDELPVFQYFQRDARFSGIELEASARLFEAGGFKFVADGVADYVRATLKGGGPVPRIPPLRLLGGLEAQSDRLDGRVEVEWVDKQDRTASFETATDGFTLVNASLAWRPWGKRQETAIVLSANNIFDVEARRHASFTKDFVPLAGRDIRLSARVSF from the coding sequence GTGTCCTCCTTGAACGTCGCCCAGACCCTGCTTGCCTCCGTTGCCGTTATCGCCGCTCCCGTCGCGGCGCAGGTGCAGCCCGCCGCGCCGCACAAGGAGGACGAGGCGATTGTCGTCACCGCGCCTTATGTCGCTGAGCTCGACCTGCTGGCCGGCAAGTCGGTGGTGTCCGGGGAAAAGCTGCAGCGCGATGTCCGCGCTCAGATCGGCGATTCACTGACCAGCCTTCCCGGCGTCTCGGCAACCAGCTTTACCCCCGGCGCTTCGCGACCTGTGCTTAGGGGCTTCCAGGGCGAACGCGTGCGCGTTCTGACCGACGGGATCGGTTCGATTGACGTATCCAACACTTCTGCCGACCATGCGGTGACGATCGATCCGCTAACGGCCGAGCGGATCGAGGTGCTGCGCGGTCCGGCGGTGCTGCTGTTCGGAAGCCAGGCGACCGGCGGGGTGGTCAATGTGATCGACCATCGGATCCCGCGACGAATTCCCCGCGAAGGCTATCATGTCGACCTGATCGGCGGGCTGGGATCGGCCGCCGACGAACGTTCGATCGGCGCGGCTCTGGACCTGCGCCTGGCCGACAATCTCGTCGTCCATGTCGACGGAAGCTATCGCAAGAGCGATGACTTGCGCACTGGCGGGCATATCCTGTCGCGCGCGCTGCGCGCAGAGCAGCTGGCGATCGCCGAGGAAGAACTGGAGGAAGGCCATCCCGACGAAGCCGCCGAAGCGCTTGAGCTCGCGGCAATGCGCGGCAAGCTCCCGAATAGCGCGACCGAGCAGAAATCTGGCGGCATGGGGCTAAGCTACATCGGCGACAAGTTGACGCTTGGCGTGTCCATCGGCCGATTCGAAAGCGACTACGGCGTTCCAATGCGGCCCGGTGGCCTCCATCACGGTGAGGAAGAGGGCGGCGAGGAAGGCCATGGCGCAGAGGCCGTTACGATCGGCCTCAAGCAGACCAAATACGACCTTCGCGGCGATTATCGCTTTGACGGCGGCTTCTTCGACCGCGCCACGCTGCGGGTCGGGGCCGCCGACTATAAGCATACCGAGTTTGAAGGCGCCGAAATTGGCACCGTGTTCAAGTCGAACGGCACGGAAGGACGGTTCGAACTTTCGCAGCGCGAACGGAGCGGCTGGCGCGGCGCAAGCGGCGTGCAGATGTTCCGGCGCGAGCTGGAAGCGATCGGCGAGGAGGCCTTTGTCCCGCCTAACCGCAGCAGCCAGTTCGGCCTGTTCACCGTGCAGGAATTTGCGATCGGCAAGATCGGCGCCGAAGCCGCGGCTCGCTACGAGCGGACCGAGCAGCGCGACCGTGCCAACGACATCACGCGCCGCTATGACACGTTCAGCGCGGCGATCGGCGGATTCGTTGAGCCGGCCAGCCGGGTCAAGGCCGGCGTCAACCTTTCGCGCACCGTCCGCGCCCCTTCCGCTGAAGAGCTTTTCTCGAACGGCCCGCATATCGCGACCCAGGCGTTCGAGCTGGGCGATCCCGATCTCAAGACCGAAAAGGCGCTTGGCGGCGAAGCCTATGTCCGGGTCGAGCGTGACGCGTTCAGCGCCAGCGCAACCCTGTTCACCACTCGCTTCGACGATTTCATCTACCAGGATGAAACCGGCGAGGAGCGGGACGAGCTGCCCGTATTCCAATATTTCCAGCGCGACGCCCGGTTCAGCGGGATCGAACTGGAAGCGAGCGCCAGGCTGTTCGAAGCGGGCGGATTCAAGTTCGTCGCGGATGGCGTTGCCGACTATGTCCGGGCAACGTTGAAGGGCGGCGGGCCGGTTCCGCGAATCCCGCCGCTCCGCCTGCTCGGCGGGCTGGAAGCGCAGTCAGACCGGCTCGATGGCCGGGTCGAGGTGGAATGGGTCGACAAGCAGGACCGGACCGCCTCGTTCGAAACGGCGACCGACGGCTTCACGCTGGTCAACGCATCCCTCGCCTGGCGGCCCTGGGGCAAGCGGCAAGAAACCGCGATCGTGCTCAGCGCGAACAACATCTTCGATGTCGAGGCGCGGCGCCATGCCTCCTTCACCAAGGACTTCGTGCCTCTTGCCGGGCGCGATATCCGGCTCAGCGCGCGGGTCAGCTTCTAA